The sequence atttatccaggtgtatcccttgagatcattgatctctttttcaagggagacctgctcatgttgccgttgttcagcatcgaaacattcattagctaacaatgacattattgttctattaatataaagggaggtcagctactctttaaaacagttgGTAGTTAttggtactttttacttaagtacatttcgaagtccatacttctttacttttacttgtgtGAAGACGTTTAgtcagtatttttaaacacgagtatcagtacttctacttgagtaaaggatgtgtgtacttttaccATCCCTGTTCAGCACACTGTACTAAAGTACCTGTGTATGCACAATGAACCCATGTTTGGGTCATTTCGATTATTCAGAAATCATTCGTCCTCACCAGGGTCTTTGTCATCGAGCCATGACAGATCATCTGAGCTGATCTCAGCCAGGCTCGGCGTCGGGCTGAAGTCCTCCGAGTCAGAGTCCGCCTCGACTCTGCCCCCCCGACCGAGGCTGCCAGGGAGCGGGAGAGGAGAAGCACCTGAATGAAATAGAAGCACATGGTTTAATATTTGTATCATCATATGTATTTAATGTGGGGGTTTGCTTTAGTTTGTTTGCATGCCAAGGTTCAAATAGGGTTTGTATTTTAAACTAGTTTTGactttagtttgtttgtttcagtTTTTAAGTGGCTACATATTCATACAATACACATGGTGGGAGAACTGAAATGCcttacgcagcgtccacacggcggcgtgcgttgaggcttgccggcgggcgtgtctgaagctcgaccaacaaccaatcacatgaatctcccgtcccggacacacaagcacgcagttgattggctagagcttgtacggGTATATCATTTTATTGGCTGaagcttccgtcgaagcttcaaaagttgaacattgctcaacttttgaagcaagCAACTTTTGAAGCAAGCAACTTTTGAAGCAAGCAACTTTTGAAACGAGCAACACGAAGcgacgctcccacaatgcagttcggcaaagcgtgacgtcaccccattcaaagtgaatgggcagaagtgtTGAAGCTTCAATGCACGCCGccatgtggacgggccgttaatcTCTTGCACTACCGTCTGGAAGACCAGAGCTGAATAGCTTAGTTGAGTGGcatttaatccactacattatTTAACTTCTGTTCTTGTTATTTAGTTCTACAGAAAGACAGAAATTCATGCCGTTTCATGTTTTTCATCAGCGTGTTAACGTTGTTGTTTTGAAGTGTTTAAACCAGGCAATATCTTTGCAGTTTGGTCTCAGTTTTTTTAGTCggatattgtttttatttagttttattgtttttcattGCTTATTTTCCTTTTAGTTGCCATTTACAATAATaattgtaagtgtgtgtgtgtgtgtgtgtgtgtgtttctgtgaggGCAACAAGAGGAGTGAGACTTGCCCGAGGAGTGCGACAGCAAAGGTGTCGTTTGACGTTCTTTGAGGATGAGTCTCCTGAACTCTTCCTTCATTTCTGACACAGTTGTTCTGTTGATTATACATAAATAAGAGATTAATTGCAAGTTAATTCACAGAcagacgaacacacacacacgtgtgtaCATGCTCGCACACGTACCTGATCTGTCGAACCTCCTGTTGTGTGTGAGAGTACTGAGAGACAGTCTTCACCAGATCACTGCTGTGAGATCTGTAGCTGTCTGTCAGCTCCTCCAGCGTCTGAACAAAGAACACCAATGAGAGGTTCAGGATCTGAGAGAATAAAACCACACAGAGGAGCAAACACAAGCCGCGTggtataatgtgtgtgtgtgtgtgtgtgtgtgtgtgtgtgtgtgtgtgtgtgtgtgtgtgtgtgtgtgtgtgtgtgtgtgtgtgtgtgtgtgtgtaccttgcAGCTGTGTTCGTACTGTCTCCGGGTCTCTCTGGCCTCTGCCTGCTGGAGGAACGCGTCCTCCCCCTGTCTCCCTGTCAGGTGCAAAGAAAGAGCAGATGATGTGAACATGACTGTGCTTGCCTCTGCTTTTGAGCCCAGCATTGGGTTTAGTCTCGCAGAATCAATGCAGGGCATgatgttgagtgtgtgtgtgtgtgtgtgtgtgtgtgtgtgtgtgtgtgtgtgtgtgtgtgtgtgtgtgtgtgtgtgtgtgtgtgtgtggctcactTAGCTGTGTTTTCAGTTGGTCCACCTCTCTCCGCAGGTGTTCCAGTTCCTCTCGGCGGAGCTTAGAGCTGAAACTGTAGGAAAGAAATGAAGTCAACATAAGGTATCCAAACCAAATCTCCTTCTTTCTCTTTCCACACAAACCCAGCACACAACAGGTAGACTGAATACCTTAAACGACAACCAGGTGCCGGAAGAGACTAATTGTGGTGTAaacaaatgtaatataatagaaacaatcaacaacaacaaaataagcgTTTTCTCTCCTACAGTGGGGATCATAACTGAAATGAAAATGTCCTAGCAGCAAACCGAGGTGtacacattttcatttcaatcttgaGCACCTATCATCACTTTATTACGCAGTTCCACCCCTCCAGCTCCACCCATAATGCACCTCTCCTCCAGGTTGCCTAGCGACGTGGCTCTGGTGATGTGTCCCCGCAGACTACTCAGCTCACGCCCCACCTCCCTCCTCCACTGCTCCATCCTACTCTCGGCTCCTGGACTGTGATCACTCCTCGATTCGGCCCGAGTCCTCCGCTCCTCACGCAGCTGCTGCACCTCCTCTGGAGAAGAACAGAGGGTTACTTTTAGGAAGACATTTATTTTTCCCCCTTAGCAGCCTTGAGAACAACTCGTAAtgatttattcatgtatttaatTATGGATGAACCCTTCTTTGATGAGTGTACTTTGCTTTTACAGACATTAGTAGTGGAGAGTGAATGAAGACGGGAGGATTCGAAGGATATTAACTAAATGACACAGTGAACAATCATTTGTAAACATCATTATCATAATTGTACATTTATTCACTTAGCAAACTCTTTTCTACACCAACATAGATAGGAGGTACAAAACAAGCCACAGCAGATCTGATAGACAAAGATCAAACATCTTTAatgaaaataaattagaccTTGTCAGAGAAATGTGGTTATTTTTCTCACTTGTTCAATGAAATGTAAATCATGTTGCTTAATGACTTTTGCTACTAGTTCCACTCACGGTCTTATTATCTGAGATATACTAAATACAACTGATAGTATGCAGAAGTCTGAGCACAAATGGATAAAAGTGTATTTAATGTAAGCTCAACAACAACACAGTTGACCCAAAGTGTTTATAAGACCCCAAGGAAAAGAGTGAAACggataaacaaaagaaaaagttACATGCAGttaaaggcaaggcaatttgatttatatagcactttccagcacgtggcgattcaaagtgctctacaaaataaaaacaaaagatatttaagaacaaatacagcataaatacattattaaatggcatttaaaaacaggtataaacaaagataatgaaataaataaacacagcaggtgcagaatacatgactaaaaggcatactgtagtgtgagtatgagcagctcaattaaaagcagcggcaaatagaTTTAAAAATAGGAAGTGTTTCAGCGCACGTGCACGATTTGGGCGTTTGTTCCAGATTGTTGGGGCATAAT is a genomic window of Pseudochaenichthys georgianus chromosome 4, fPseGeo1.2, whole genome shotgun sequence containing:
- the LOC117445192 gene encoding myosin-14 isoform X2 translates to MVQILALLLFLLDPPCSASLPPLMVPQFSGQTSLPSSHSYRYRARQLSLSRRDSVTWKRRDSLNNVTSRHYKEVQQLREERRTRAESRSDHSPGAESRMEQWRREVGRELSSLRGHITRATSLGNLEESFSSKLRREELEHLRREVDQLKTQLRRQGEDAFLQQAEARETRRQYEHSCKTLEELTDSYRSHSSDLVKTVSQYSHTQQEVRQIRTTVSEMKEEFRRLILKERQTTPLLSHSSGASPLPLPGSLGRGGRVEADSDSEDFSPTPSLAEISSDDLSWLDDKDPALHQEPRVRLSVQSTRSDFAGPGSDLEDDDDGDDLLDEDVHPDLESDLSLADL
- the LOC117445192 gene encoding uncharacterized protein isoform X1; translated protein: MNWDTQLSSILSVADGSVAKMRERLTSPGKLAKGGEDLFPTRERLHGSDFGPPALPPRSPLLRQPSPSHGPTVQWADLAAIQSQLQIQSQTIESLTQRLRDVEKERQSQQCDVQTLQEEVQQLREERRTRAESRSDHSPGAESRMEQWRREVGRELSSLRGHITRATSLGNLEESFSSKLRREELEHLRREVDQLKTQLRRQGEDAFLQQAEARETRRQYEHSCKTLEELTDSYRSHSSDLVKTVSQYSHTQQEVRQIRTTVSEMKEEFRRLILKERQTTPLLSHSSGASPLPLPGSLGRGGRVEADSDSEDFSPTPSLAEISSDDLSWLDDKDPALHQEPRVRLSVQSTRSDFAGPGSDLEDDDDGDDLLDEDVHPDLESDLSLADL